The Actinomadura graeca nucleotide sequence GGTGATGGCTGTCGATGCGGTACGACCAGAGGTTGTCGGTCGGGCCCTCAGTGCACTACCGTGACGAAACCGATATCTCCGGTCTCGTTGCCAGTGGTGGTCACCCGATCACCCGACCCTCCAACGGTGAATCGCCGGCCGCCAGTCGGTGTTTCGGATCGAGAGCAGGTGGCCCACTCCATGTCAGATCCGCACATCGGCACGAGGGTGGGCGGCCCACCCCGCATTTCCGTGACACCGCGCCCCGCGACACCCCACCTCGTGACACGGCCCGCCGTGACACGACCCTCCATGGCACCCGGTACCGCGCCCACGGGCGCGAAGCTCCACCCAGGTCGGTGACCCTATGACGGTACGGCTGTTGACGAACATCGGCAGGCTCTGGACCGGTACCGATGTATGCAGCAACGCCGCCGTGCTCATCCACGACGACCGGATCGTCTGGGCCGGACCCGCCTCCGACCTCCCCCAGAGCGTCCCCGGCATCATCGACGACATCGTCGACGTCGACCACGTGGAGAACCTCGGCGGCGGCCTGGTCACACCAGGACTCATCGACGCGCACTCCCACCCGGTCTACGCGGGCAACCGCTGGGCCGAACTGGCCATGCGCACCAGCGGCTCGTCCCACTCCGCCATCGCCGCCGCGGGCGGCGGTGTCAACTCCACCGTGACCGTCACCCGTGGGACCGATCCCTGGACGCTGTGCAACGGCGTCCGCGAACGCCTCCGGCAGTGGATCCTCGCCGGGACCACCACCGTCGAGGCCAAGACCGGCTACCACCTCACCCGCGACGGCGAACTCGCCGACATCCGGATGCTTCGCTCCCTGGAGGGCGAACCGTCCATGCCGCGCATCCACGCGACGTTCCTCGCCGCGCACATCCTGCCGCCCGAGTTCTTCGGCCGCCGCCGCGACTACATCGAGGCCGTCCGCCTCTGGGCGGGCGACGCCGCCGTCGCGGGCGCCGACAGCATCGACGTCTACTGCGACGAAGGCCACTTCACCGCCGAAGAGGCCCGCGCCCTGCTGCTCACCGGCAAGCGCGCCGGGCTCAGGGCCCGCATGCACGCCTGCGCCAACGAGCGCATCGGCGCCGCGCAGGTCGCCGCCGAGGTCGGCTGCGCGTCCGCGGACCTGCTCACCCAGGCCAACGACGACGACATCAAGGCGCTCGCCCACGCCGGGGTCACCGCCACCGTCTGCCCCGGCAGCGCCCTCAACAGCAGCCGCGCCCCCGCACCCGTCCGGCAGATGCTCGACCGCGGCGTCACCGTCGCCCTCGGCACCGACCACAACCCCGGACAGTGCGGCATCACCTCCATGCCACTGGTCATCGGCCTGTCCGTCGCCATGTTCGGCCTCAGCGTCACCGAGGCCCTCCGCGCCGCCACCCTCGGCGGAGCCGCCGCCATGCGCGTCGGCGACCGCGGATCCCTCGCCCCCGGCATGCTCGCCGACATCGTCCTCTGGGACGCCGACCACGAAGGCGCCTTCGCCTGGGCGTTCGGCCTCCGCGCCCTACGCGTCTGGCGAGGCGGCACTCCCGTCCAAGCCTGAGGACCCACCCTCCTGCGGCCCTGAACCCACCACGATCGACCCGGCGCGGCAAACGCCGATCCTCCGCGCGGAACCCGCCTCCGAATTCCAGGCGGAGCACCTCCACGCCATCCCGGCACATCCGTGCCGAAATGCAGTCCGATCGGTCCACGGGATCTGTGACGGACATTTC carries:
- the hutI gene encoding imidazolonepropionase; the protein is MTVRLLTNIGRLWTGTDVCSNAAVLIHDDRIVWAGPASDLPQSVPGIIDDIVDVDHVENLGGGLVTPGLIDAHSHPVYAGNRWAELAMRTSGSSHSAIAAAGGGVNSTVTVTRGTDPWTLCNGVRERLRQWILAGTTTVEAKTGYHLTRDGELADIRMLRSLEGEPSMPRIHATFLAAHILPPEFFGRRRDYIEAVRLWAGDAAVAGADSIDVYCDEGHFTAEEARALLLTGKRAGLRARMHACANERIGAAQVAAEVGCASADLLTQANDDDIKALAHAGVTATVCPGSALNSSRAPAPVRQMLDRGVTVALGTDHNPGQCGITSMPLVIGLSVAMFGLSVTEALRAATLGGAAAMRVGDRGSLAPGMLADIVLWDADHEGAFAWAFGLRALRVWRGGTPVQA